One Flavobacterium cerinum genomic window, TCTTAAGATGTTTGCTAAGTCTTTTGTTTCTGCTACGTTAAATACACCTGAAATTTCAGAACGTCCTCCTGCAATTGGTCCGGAAGAAACTCCCGGTGCGGAGTACACAATGTTATCTAATACAATAGCAATATTGCTTTGTTGTGTATACGCTTTTCCTGTTAACTCTTCCCATTTCTTCGCTCCTGTTGCGTTCATCTGCATGGTTACAGACGGACGTCCCATTTGGTCGAATGATTCTCTTGCATCAGTAATAACACCTCCGCTTAATGGCGGAATACCTTCTCTGTTTGCTTTTAAAGCATATAATTCTACTACGTTCGGTGATTTCGGATTTAATTTACCCCATGCAAAACGAACATAACGTTGCTCTGCCGGTAATAAAGAACGGATATCGTCTCTTTTTAAATATCCATTAACTTTTGCAGTATCTTTTGGATTAAAGTAAGCCAATACCGGACTTCCTTGTTGTCCGCCACCTACTACTAAATCCAATAACGGATTGTTTCCTTTTTTAGCAGCGGCAGAATCCGTTGCTTTATTCGTTAACAATGAATCGATTTCAGATGTTTTCGGAGCTTCTTTTGTTTCAACAGTTGCTTTTTCTGTTTTCTTTAAAACTTCATTAGCTGCTAAAAGGAAGTTTCCGATTTCGTCTACTTTATAAGTTTCCCAGAACTCTAACTGAGCTGTACTTTGTAATAATTTTGTGATACGATCTACATCTTTCGCTCCCGGAAGCTCTACTAAGATTCTTCCTGACTCTCCTAATTTCTGAATGTTTGGCTGAGTTACACCGAATTTGTCGATACGCTCTCTTAATACACGGAATGCACTTTCTACAGACTCTTCCACTTTTTTTCTAAGAACGGCTTTTACCTGAGCATCGGACATATCAAATTTGATAACATCACTTAAGTTTCTGTTTCCAAAAATTTCAGGTGATGCCAATTTTGTTCCTCCGTTCGATTCTTTATCAAAAGCGATGAAGAAAGCGTCCAAATAACTTTGGTTACCTTCTCTGTTTTTAGTTGCTTCTGCAAGCGCTTTATTGAAAACTGGATTTTTAGAATTATTCGCTAATCCTTTCAATACGTCTTTAACCGAAATCTGAAGAATCACGTTGATTCCTCCTTCTAGGTCAAGACCTTTATTAATTTGTTTAGCTCTTACTTCATTAAAAGTATGACCTAAAAAAACTTTTTCTTTACCAATAGAGTCCAAATAAGACAACTCTTTTTTAGAGTCTCCATTTGCAAAGACTTTCGCCTTACGCTCTATATTATTGGTAACAAATGTGAAGGATAGCTGGTAAATACTTACCAGTGCAAAAAGTATTGCAAAAAATTTAATGAGTCCTTTATTCTGCATTATTACTAAATATTAATTATTCATTTTTTTCAAAAACGAGCAAATATATAATTTACCAAAAGATTAACCAATTAATTTGCCAATATTATCAAAAAAAAAGACTGCTCTGCGCAGCCTTCCTTTATTTCTTCTGAATTGATTATGCTAAAACTGATTTCAAATCACCGTTCATTGCTCTGACAGCATCGGCACTCTTAGCAAAAAGTGCTTTTTCCGCATCATTAAGATCAATATTTACGATTTCTTCGATTCCGTTTTTACCGATAATACACGGCACACCGATACAAATATCATTTTGCCCGTATTCTCCTTCCAAATATACCGAACATGGAATCATTCGCTTTTGATCATTCAAGATACTATCCACAAGGAAAGCAACAGATGCTCCCGGCGCATACCAGGCTGAAGTTCCTAATAAACCGGTTAACGTAGCTCCGCCAACCATTGTATCGGCCGCTACTTTATCCAAAACGTCCTGTGACAGGAAACTTGAAACCGGACTTCCGTTATAAGATGCCAAACGTGTTAACGGAATCATCGTTGTATCACCATGACCTCCGATAACCATTCCCTGAACATCGTTAGACGGTTTATCCAATGCTTTTGATAAATAATATTTAAAACGAGAGCTATCCAATGCACCTCCCATACCTATAATTCTGTTTTTCGGCAAACCTGTCGCTTTTAACGTCAGATAAGTCATTG contains:
- the mdh gene encoding malate dehydrogenase; this encodes MKVTIVGAGNVGATCADVISYRGIASEVVLLDIKEGFAEGKAMDIMQCATTTGFNTRVSGSTNDYSKTAGSDVVVITSGIPRKPGMTREELIGINAGIVKSVAENVLKYSPDTIIVVVSNPMDTMTYLTLKATGLPKNRIIGMGGALDSSRFKYYLSKALDKPSNDVQGMVIGGHGDTTMIPLTRLASYNGSPVSSFLSQDVLDKVAADTMVGGATLTGLLGTSAWYAPGASVAFLVDSILNDQKRMIPCSVYLEGEYGQNDICIGVPCIIGKNGIEEIVNIDLNDAEKALFAKSADAVRAMNGDLKSVLA